Genomic segment of Thunnus thynnus chromosome 21, fThuThy2.1, whole genome shotgun sequence:
taCCATTAGAGATAAGAAATAACAAGACAGGACAAAAGTAACAATACCTCTGTGAGTCTCGGTTTCTGGATGCAGTGAATGTACGGCTTGGGGTTGGTTTCTATTTGGTCTCCTGCTGCTTTGTAGCAAACTGCGCAGTCCATCAGTGGCTGTAAAGTCATTGTAAACATTAACAACATGCGGTTGATGTTTTGGATGCACTATAAGGTTGAAAAATGAACGGAGCAAGTAGAATTCACTCACTCTGTCATTCCTGAAGGGGCATCTCTGAGGGTCTGTCTCAGTTGTGTGTTTGGAGCACCTGGTAGGTTTCAGGTAAAAGTGGTGGTACAGGTATTTCACACCAAATCCAGACTGTAAGAAAGCAGAGAAGTCTGTGAACATCCTATCTGATCAGCAGGAGTTTGTTTTCTCACACTTATGTTTGATTGCAACTGATTAAAGCTGCACCACTTaagtttttaatgtaaatatatttaagtcAGGGTGAAGCATAAAGATGGGAAGAATAATAAATCTATCAATAAACTGAATTTCAAATAATCcatcaaaacaatttatttttagGTATGCATTTTGACCTGTTGATGTCTCTACATTAAAGATCATTAGGATTCAAAATGTGTCACTCCCCAATCCCTCCCAGTGCTTCCTTATGGGGAGTGATGATGACTgaacaaagatgaaaaaatttatattttgttagttttataAACTACAGCTTCCATATTTCTTAGCCATAAGTGCGCCATCACACTCTCAACTTTTCAGAAATGCTGATTAAAGAAGCCTTCCTCAGGGAAATACTTTCAGAAGTGAAAGTTAGTTTAACAGAATCTAATGCGGAACTTGCGTAACAATCAGAGGACTGTGTGCAGTTTACTGGCATCACATCACAGGATAGCGGGGTAATGAACAAGCAGCAATGACCGCGGCTTGAGACCGAAGCCAAAatggaagtaccttaaagtgcaatgccatcAACAACCACTAGATGCTGGATCCCAAAAACCCTGGGTCCAATAGACTCCTATTCAAAAATCACCAGCTTCTCTCTACATATACtaaatcaatatgttttttcaacGAATCATTATGGTCACAATCGCTGAATttgggccctctaataagtgtgctggtggtcattttgtaagttattgctctgttaataagatctaaagacttatagtagctttgatttCTGCCATGTGgtcgttgattgacagctgtgatcgACAGGTTTAGTGTTTCTTGATTATGATACTGGCCATTTTAGCACAACTTAGCTAGGAACCCTCCAAAAGGAAAAGATGGAGttgaccataagcagcaactctggacTTCAGACCAGCTCCAATGTAAACGAAACGGGTgtcgtcacacctcgctacatccaTTTTCATATACAATCTATGGTAATGAAGTTTAGATGTTTCATGCAGTTACTTCTCACAACCTTGTGGAGCCGCCAGTGTGCATGAATTTTATTAAacttttaacaaataaaatgttttagcaCACAGTAAATATCAGTCACATAAACTATATGCACAAAAATGATATTTAACGGCTGAAGTTTTGACAAAATACTTTGATTAAGTGTTGATCTTGGATGTGTCTTGAATTCTGGACTGTAGTAGTTTCTGCTTTGGATGTTCAGCTCACATATTAATGACTTGTGTAATAACTGAAAGTACTGTGTGAGCTACGGAgcaaaaatgtgatgatttgcagCTGTTTCATATTTCTACACGCCAGCTCATCCACTGAGTAACAACAGATGAGACCATACAACACGAAAACCATACAAGCTGCAAATTTGCACTGGTAAATTTCACAGTATTTCACAGGTGGAAGGacgatggggaaaaaaaatctgtacatTGAGAAAAGTATTCCAAGGAAGACACACTTAACTagttttttgttgctgttgtttttgttgcaaaaCCAAATTCCTGAAAACATGTTGCAGGTGTTTAAGACAAGTATGAACCTGAATTCCCTGAAGGCAACGTGAGAGTCTATAACATGTTGATCAAGTATCCTGAGTCCAGCCTTCCAGGagaacattttataaaatctgCTACAGTATGACATATTTACCAAGCTGCTATAAATCTGCCTCCTGAACAACACCATTATGAAACAGATAAGATGTTGTAATGCAAAGTTTTCATGCTAAAAGGTATATAAACAGAGATATCCACCTTAATTCTTCAGATCAAGAATCataacaaatgataaaataaacaaatacttgCTTTACCTCGATCTCTGACTTATCCAGAGTTTTTAAGAAGCGAAAATGGTGGTGCACCCCGACATGGGAGTTGAGTTGCTCCAAAGCCAGATCTACTCCCTTCCTGTAGATGTTAGAAAGCTGAGTATAAGGGTCCTGTGCCTCGGCAGAGTACAGCAAAGCTCCAGCACAAATCAGCAACAGCAACGCAGCAGCCATCTTCCTCTGAATGTGTGAGGAGAGCAGCTCGGCTCAGAGGGTGAAACGCCTCCTCTCTCTAGGAGATCGATACTAACATCAAAAACAAGTCCTATTAAGGCTTGGAAACTAAACAACCTGACCATCAACAGGCCTCTGCGCCAGCTAtttgctcttctctctctcagttccCAAAATGCCCCAGGGGACAAAGATTAAAGCTTGTTGTAACAAAAAACACTCTCAAAGGGGAGTTTCCACAGGATAAACTGCTTGCCAGAAGTGGAATTACAACAATGTCCTTAAGTGTTGCAATGGAGACCTGGATTAGTAATCCAACTTCTGGTAACAAGCCCAGCATGCAGTGAAAAGATGCTGGCTCCAGGACTGGTGTAAAGGTCAGTTGTGATCAACGGGTGAATGGCCTCTTGGCTCTGCTTAGTTATAAACAGGAAAATGGGTCACTTATTGGAAATGGGATTTCCTTGAATTGCTTGAATGTATTTGATGGGGTGAGTAATAAAGCAACTTaatcactgaaaatgaaattcatcACCATGTTTGAGTCAATAGACAATAGTTCTTATATAAGACAATAAGTTCTTACGACCACTAAGCCACCTGTGATTCAGCACATTGAGCACATGGTTCCCTTTTTGCCTTGTGACCCCTGAAACCAGGAAATGATGTCTAActgtcaataaatcaatcaatatagatgtatatatatatatatatatatatatatatatagcctatttataattttacaagacaaaaatttgtttcttctctcaTAACCATCCTTTTTTTATCATacacaaattatattttcaaggtatctttaaatttaaacagaaaacatccaTCAGGTTTTTAAAACAGGTCCTGTCACGCACAGAGACGAGTACGTCTACACTCCGTATGTGGTCACCTGAACATTGCACCCATATGTGATTGCTGAATATGCTATAACAACCTCCCCTCTTCTGGAAGGTTTCCTACAAGATTTTGGAAGCTGGCTGCAGgaatttgctcccattcagccaaaAGAGCATTATTGAGGCACTGTTGTTGGGCAACGAGGCTTGGCTCGCTCCAAtgcatcccaaaggtgttggatggggttgaggggttggatggggttgaggggTTGGATGGGGACTCAGTGCTCTGAGCAGGCCAGGAAAGTTATTCCAAACCAaaccaagaaaaacattttttatggaCTGGACTTTGTGCATGTGGGCATCTTCATGCTAAAACAGCAAAGCACCGTCCCCCAACTGTTGCTACAGTTGTTGTAAGTATGCTATTGTCTAAGATATAATTGTATGCTGCAGCATTCAGATTTCCCTTCATTGTCTCTAAGAGGCCAAACCCAAACCATGAAACAACTGCAGACAAAGAAGTATGCAGCACTAAAAGACAGAGCCACAGGATTACGTTATAGTGCATGACCCActtttgttgatgttgtactTCATGATGCAAATTCCTTCACAAATATGTAATTAATCAAACTGAATCATGGTGAAACTGGAGTTATTGGGCCACAGGGCAGTTTCTCACTGTGCCTGGTTGTTAGTCTTGTTGCTATTAAAGGTCCTGACCTTTGtgcaaaactttgttttttcaaatttccctttaaagaatttagtcaataaaactttggacattttttaaaaagactgaaatgatTTCTGCACTGCCTTTGACTCAGGCGTGCTCAGGGGTCACTGTGTGTTTGGTGAACATTTGAACTTCAATAGAATTTTATTTTACGTGAAGGGGATTGACTTTTAttgtgagacaaaacaaaataaggctggtgtttttctatatttttctcattttcaacaaattccatgaaaagaccacATCCAACAATGAATTCATTCCCCTAATAAGTGTTGTCTGTGCAGCCAAAGGGTGATATTATTCCTCTGAGTCacagacctccattgttgtccaaacacacattaatgagcCTGGACTGTTGCACCGGGTGACACGGTCACTCATTACCATGGACgctctgtagtttattttgagtcaagcCCACATACATCGTCTTGCTGCTGTAAAAACCCAAtaaagcaccaaatgtgtattaatctaaGGCTGAAAATAGTTCACAACAAATGCACAATCAACTCCTCCCTGAAtgatgtttgctaaaaactacagtgtccagCTTACTTGgctttgtttgaaaatgtttatatttatgtatatatataaagtagaaagtaggaatgaatgggcttgaagctgagtgccacagacggTGTAGGGaacacattttatacatttttatggaATTTACCAGCAAAAAAATGTAGAGTATCGGCAGCTGTATCCTCTCAAGTATTGACCCCGGTCAAATTAGGCCACTCACACCCTCTGGAAGAAATACAACTTTTAATAGTTCacaaaatgaaactttattattaattttgtgTGAGTCAACATTCTAACATTTTTGCATAGACATAATGATGTCTTTAAGATGAGAGTAGTTATGAGGTGAGGTATGCATTAACAATAATGTAGCTGTATGGTTTTAGTTTAAAAGAACttaataaaaagtcaaataacGCCTTTCAAAAAGCATAAACAAACCCTGAAACTTATCTACAGGCTGTTAATTCACATTCACTTTGTTCCAGTTGATGCAAGAAGAGTTGGGGCTCCACTGCTGTAACCCATCCTGTTGCAGTGCTCTACTCTGCTGTCCTTCATCTCCTGCCATTAAGAAATAAGTGAACATGATGaggaaaaagtccaaaacaagTTAACTTTCTTGCACAGTTGCTTTGCATTTGTTTCTAATAAAAGCAAGACTGACCTCTGTAAGGGCCGGTTTGTGGACACAGTGAACATACGGTATGGGTTCTTGTTCGATGTTTCCTCCAAATGTTTTGTAACAGACTGCACAGTCTATCAGTGGCTGCATGAacgcacaaaaacaaaaaaccacagACATGTTAGAGCAGGCCTCACATTCCCCAGTTCAAAGATGACCTATAAAAATCAGACAGCACTTACTCTGTCGTTTCTGAACTGGCACCCCGTAGAGTCAACTGTTCCCTTTGGGCACTTGGTGGCTTTAAGATAGAAGTGGTGGTAGATGTAGGTCACATCAAATCCAGgctgaggagaaagaggaggaggaggattagCTCTGAACAACAACTGCCCTGAAGATTCCTCTCTGATAAAATTACCACATTCTTTGACAATTAGAGCTCTTCCTGAGGATTTAACTCACAGAAAATCACAGGAAACTACTCAATAATGAGTCACAGCCAAAACAAATGATGAGCACTGATTCTTTCATGCAGGCATGCATGTACAATACCTCAATGTCTGACTGTGCGATACTTCTGAAGAAGAGAAAATGGTTCTGGACCCCAGCATGAGAGTTGAGCTTCTCCAGGGCCAGATCTACTCCTTTCTTGTAGGTTTCAGGAAGTTTTTTGTACGCCTCTTGTGCATTAGCCGAAACAAAAAAGGCTCCAAAGGTGAACAACAGCAGTGATAAAGCAGCCATCTTCCTCCCTGTGTCTGTAACAGTGGGGGTGACGGGACTGTAACAAACCAcccactctgttttttttcctttttttgaaaaggaaagaagagcCCGCCCTCTTTTCCTGGCAGACAACAGGAGACTGGAGACTAAGATCACCATTTCTTTTAGACACACCTCAGTGTTTAGATATCAACATGAAAATCTGGGAGAATTTTAATGATATCTTCTActttcctttcatctctctttcattGGTAACATCTTTGGAAAAATAGTTTACCAGCAGCTTAATAATTATCTAATGACCTTTATGACATTGTAAAGTCTGGATTTCTGTCACAGCGCCGAGAGAGCTCTTATTAAAGTTCAAGATGATTTTCACATAAGCTTAGACCAGTTGATACCCCAGAGCTGCACTGATAGAGTGGATCACAATATAATGATGGATAGACTGGACAATTAGGTGGAACTAAACtgatttaaattatatttacagAACAGAAACTTTTTGTCTATATTGGAGAATCCAGGTATAAACAATATAAGACTTCATACGGAGTTCCACAGGGTTCGATTCTTGGTCCCGTTTTATTTAATCACCATATGCTTCCTAGAGGCCATGTAAttcacaaaaacattatttcctaATGATACTGATACTCAACTTTATATATCACTCTCTCCTGAAGACTTCCAGCAACCTCTTTAATGACTGGATGTCCCCGAATTTTCTCGAACGCAATAGTGACAAAACTGGAGTAAATGTTTTTTGGTACTCAGTATTACGTAGGCAAAAGATAAATACTCATTTGACCTCCC
This window contains:
- the LOC137173344 gene encoding cystatin-like protein, whose protein sequence is MAAALLLLICAGALLYSAEAQDPYTQLSNIYRKGVDLALEQLNSHVGVHHHFRFLKTLDKSEIESGFGVKYLYHHFYLKPTRCSKHTTETDPQRCPFRNDRPLMDCAVCYKAAGDQIETNPKPYIHCIQKPRLTEEMRTTRTEHCKKMSYTSGAPTLLAVSTG